One Centroberyx gerrardi isolate f3 chromosome 2, fCenGer3.hap1.cur.20231027, whole genome shotgun sequence DNA window includes the following coding sequences:
- the ajm1 gene encoding apical junction component 1 homolog — translation MTRTDPPDILVSTVHQDIKVIPTSSHYKSLQPSKRCDSPTYSTLEDNQSNVNKRHCRTFDYKSLEYPKSHKYSMESPYRRADRHAANPDVAWNALGRQQRYRFSAPDIFSHRMTPQPMGADMACEVVVPEQKRRTRSKSAPRVQTSLTPVSFEGSSSMGRRGREAQRAPRDPHWRPEVSPRRESSYVATRAHMHEVHPIKLQPQMSDTSRYSPLYVADNSEDGGLDKPATSPHVRCRVDIKPDEAALQHSGRKQATPQVDIPWQRYHSGGSRSLTVPRHFSYSRTPTPTDSFGAECRQAYQYSRSMPNSYPQPMEIPLQRMPSPGDYYGRERRAHSSPNVPTKFFYADDPGRYVTTAPPQPSSYFHDDRYMPGQTITPKVQYVQDPRTRMVHAVATRPYFTEMEPYPYTVQAAYPKPYAANEPGPYIIQTPPTRTFYGDDPRTYQIQTAPPRIFYPSDMYAVPPEHHIPARAYYTEGRRHARVVQPQTDDWYGSDASGYSTNPASYVSQVTPTRVRQEPVLTPWYANPCMESQRISTDSKPYSRSWDNILNSRVEREQPLPVQRGQSYDNLLDPRKPAATATDDKPQPVVVNLSSSPRRYAALSMSDNSLIDKSPTETSKSTTNKLWFVTPEITITDNDIRPGNLSKSEGRSASWDILDSRSTGAPETSQHDTMSCFASSAKEKTHDSASLQQSLEQLDELLADLVTDYKPPSRRASEDILDQLKKLIDEEEAASLSRKSSKVVSEEPVPLDKQPTSIRMNPDAFRDMDGSSDAMKSADECSPDQSPDEDDTMMCSNNKCRRTETLFNACLYFKSCHSCYTYYCSRNCRREDWDIHKESCLYGRIGSICRHIIKHCRETVEVHKAFSRIAKVGFLSRGRGVLFLGFPNPGSSSNFLQYGLDSLLMSPTYLSLRELESFKDNLGEYCKELQEAGKEYDPNECFLLNVSIAVGDQMPDGPSPRNQAPTVRKYAKVALASFSPERKVHKKESDMETLILTPPPGTADIDKEGEEGRKAREICFINIQRELRIRGVFLRHEYPQVYQQLCEFVESNRRFTPTTIYPIDKRTGKQFMCMIMAASEPRTLDWVGTPHLLDDII, via the coding sequence ATGACACGCACAGACCCGCCTGACATACTGGTATCAACTGTGCATCAAGATATAAAAGTGATCCCCACTTCTTCGCACTACAAGTCCTTGCAACCCTCCAAACGATGTGATTCCCCAACTTACAGCACACTGGAGGACAATCAAAGTAACGTCAATAAGAGGCACTGCCGCACCTTTGACTATAAGTCACTGGAGTACCCAAAATCTCACAAATACTCAATGGAGTCCCCATACAGGAGGGCTGATAGGCATGCAGCCAATCCAGATGTTGCCTGGAATGCCTTGGGCCGCCAGCAGAGATACCGCTTTTCTGCTCCAGACATTTTCAGCCATAGGATGACTCCTCAACCAATGGGTGCAGATATGGCCTGTGAGGTAGTTGTTCCTGAACAAAAGAGAAGGACCAGGTCAAAAAGTGCCCCTCGGGTCCAGACCAGTCTCACTCCTGTGTCATTTGAAGGGTCCTCATCTatggggaggaggggcagggagGCCCAAAGGGCACCAAGGGACCCTCACTGGAGACCAGAGGTGTCACCGCGTAGGGAGTCCTCCTATGTGGCAACTAGGGCTCATATGCATGAAGTACATCCCATTAAGTTGCAGCCTCAAATGAGTGATACCAGCAGATATTCACCCCTCTATGTTGCAGACAATTCGGAGGATGGAGGGCTGGACAAACCAGCCACTAGCCCTCATGTCAGGTGTCGGGTGGACATCAAACCTGATGAGGCAGCATTACAACATTCTGGACGGAAACAGGCAACACCTCAAGTGGACATACCCTGGCAGAGGTACCACAGTGGGGGAAGTAGGAGCCTTACGGTGCCACGCCATTTCTCCTACTCTAGAACACCAACTCCCACTGACTCATTTGGTGCCGAGTGCAGGCAAGCATACCAGTATTCCCGCAGCATGCCAAATAGTTACCCACAACCCATGGAGATTCCTTTGCAAAGAATGCCTTCACCGGGTGATTACTATGGTAGGGAACGTAGAGCTCATTCCAGTCCTAATGTGCCAACCAAGTTCTTTTATGCAGATGACCCAGGGAGATATGTTACTACAGCCCCTCCTCAACCAAGTTCGTACTTTCATGATGATCGTTACATGCCAGGGCAAACCATTACACCCAAAGTACAATATGTGCAGGATCCAAGGACTCGCATGGTGCATGCTGTAGCAACCAGACCCTATTTTACTGAGATGGAGCCCTACCCATACACGGTGCAGGCTGCATATCCTAAACCCTACGCAGCAAATGAGCCAGGGCCGTACATCATCCAGACACCCCCAACAAGAACATTTTATGGGGATGATCCAAGGACTTACCAAATCCAGACTGCCCCGCCAAGGATTTTCTATCCCAGTGACATGTATGCAGTGCCACCAGAGCATCATATCCCTGCAAGGGCATATTACACAGAGGGACGAAGACATGCTCGAGTTGTTCAGCCACAAACAGATGACTGGTATGGCTCAGATGCATCTGGATATTCCACCAATCCTGCCTCTTATGTATCCCAAGTCACTCCAACCAGAGTTAGGCAAGAGCCAGTGTTGACACCCTGGTATGCCAACCCATGTATGGAATCTCAAAGAATCAGCACAGATTCCAAACCTTACTCAAGGTCTTGGGACAATATTCTCAACTCTCGTGTAGAGAGGGAACAACCTCTTCCTGTTCAGCGGGGTCAGAGCTATGACAACCTTCTTGACCCCAGGAAGCCTGCAGCAACAGCCACAGATGACAAGCCACAACCAGTGGTAGTCAATCTCTCGAGTTCACCAAGACGCTATGCAGCCTTATCCATGTCTGATAACTCCTTGATTGACAAAAGCCCAACAGAGACATCAAAGAGCACTACCAATAAACTGTGGTTTGTCACTCCCGAGATAACAATCACTGATAATGACATTCGACCAGGTAACCTTAGCAAGTCTGAAGGACGGTCTGCCAGTTGGGACATTCTGGACTCTAGAAGCACTGGGGCTCCAGAAACCTCTCAGCATGACACCATGTCTTGCTTTGCAAGCTCAGCCAAAGAGAAGACACATGACAGCGCCTCTCTACAGCAAAGCCTTGAACAACTTGATGAGCTTCTAGCAGACCTTGTGACTGACTACAAGCCACCCAGTAGAAGGGCAAGTGAGGACATTCTGGATCAACTGAAGAAGTTAATTGATGAGGAAGAGGCAGCATCCCTGTCCAGAAAGAGCTCAAAGGTAGTGTCAGAGGAACCAGTTCCTCTTGACAAACAGCCCACCTCAATAAGAATGAATCCTGATGCTTTCCGAGATATGGATGGGAGCAGTGATGCAATGAAGAGTGCAGATGAGTGCTCCCCAGACCAGAGCCCAGATGAAGATGATACAATGATGTGTTCGAACAACAAATGTCGGAGGACAGAGACCTTGTTTAATGCTTGCCTGTACTTTAAATCCTGCCACAGCTGCTACACCTACTACTGCTCCCGTAACTGTCGCAGGGAGGACTGGGACATTCACAAAGAGAGCTGCCTGTATGGAAGAATTGGCAGCATATGCCGTCATATCATCAAGCACTGCCGGGAGACAGTTGAAGTCCACAAAGCCTTCTCCCGCATTGCCAAAGTGGGCTTCCTTTCCCGGGGAAGAGGAGTGCTCTTCCTTGGTTTCCCAAACCCTGGGTCATCAAGTAACTTTCTACAGTATGGCCTGGATAGTCTCCTGATGTCCCCAACATACCTATCCCTTCGAGAGCTGGAGAGCTTCAAGGACAACCTAGGGGAGTATTGcaaggagctgcaggaggctgGTAAGGAGTATGACCCAAACGAATGTTTCCTCTTGAATGTATCCATTGCTGTTGGTGATCAAATGCCTGACGGGCCGTCGCCAAGGAACCAAGCTCCAACTGTCAGGAAATATGCCAAGGTAGCACTGGCTTCCTTTAGCCCTGAGAGAAAGGTTCACAAGAAAGAGAGCGACATGGAAACTTTGATCCTCACGCCACCCCCAGGCACTGCGGATATCGacaaagagggggaggaaggcaggaaggCCAGGGAAATCTGTTTTATCAATATACAACGGGAGTTAAGGATTCGAGGGGTTTTCCTACGCCATGAATACCCACAGGTGTATCAGCAGCTCTGTGAGTTTGTGGAAAGTAACAGAAGGTTCACACCCACAACTATTTATCCTATAGACAAGAGGACAGGTAAGCAGTTCATGTGCATGATCATGGCTGCCTCTGAGCCTAGAACACTGGACTGGGTAGGCACCCCCCATCTCCTTGATGACATTATTTAA